From a region of the Campylobacter sp. genome:
- a CDS encoding polysaccharide deacetylase family protein, with the protein MIYAAALAFAALFAWFCLRFAWWAKDQPYEYPRVLMYHMIREHLPKRASKFNRLRVTPAAFEKQLAWLKRNGFTSYTLSELASLDKKPAKAVCITFDDGYHDNLTGALPILQKYGFKATIFIVNRRFDGDWATDKDLKKSSDELNREQMLSDEEVRELLRSGLIEIGSHTLDHANLPSLDAAEQLRQMSESKREIEAKFGICCSAFAYPFGFYDEISVRSARKAGFSCAVTTQNDVFRPHYSSLEIPRIMVSGRQGLFSFILKMKKGRNR; encoded by the coding sequence ATGATCTACGCGGCGGCTTTGGCTTTTGCGGCGCTTTTTGCGTGGTTTTGCCTGCGCTTTGCGTGGTGGGCGAAGGACCAACCTTACGAGTATCCGCGCGTGCTGATGTATCATATGATCCGCGAGCATCTGCCGAAGCGCGCCTCTAAATTTAACCGCCTGCGCGTGACCCCCGCCGCGTTTGAAAAACAGCTTGCGTGGCTGAAGCGAAACGGCTTTACGAGCTACACTCTAAGCGAGCTTGCAAGCTTGGATAAAAAGCCTGCAAAGGCGGTTTGCATTACCTTCGACGACGGATATCACGATAATCTCACGGGTGCCCTGCCGATACTTCAAAAATACGGCTTTAAGGCGACGATTTTCATCGTGAACCGGCGCTTTGACGGGGATTGGGCGACCGATAAGGATCTGAAAAAATCAAGCGATGAGCTAAATCGCGAACAGATGCTAAGCGACGAGGAGGTCCGCGAGCTTTTGCGAAGCGGGCTTATCGAGATCGGCTCGCATACGCTCGATCACGCGAACTTGCCTAGCTTGGACGCGGCAGAGCAGCTGCGCCAGATGAGCGAATCAAAGCGCGAAATAGAGGCGAAATTCGGCATTTGCTGCAGCGCCTTTGCCTATCCGTTCGGCTTTTACGACGAGATTAGCGTGCGCAGCGCGCGCAAGGCAGGCTTTAGTTGCGCCGTTACGACGCAAAACGACGTGTTCCGTCCACACTATTCAAGCCTAGAAATTCCGCGCATCATGGTTAGCGGCAGACAGGGGCTTTTTAGCTTCATTTTGAAGATGAAGAAGGGCAGAAATAGATGA
- a CDS encoding glycosyltransferase: MKIAYLCCSRFYGGVEKIVIDSLNELCKSEQTALIVPDRCEFLQRLDARVQIYQYKSRDKRYNPFLFVEIYRFLRSGGFEILHSHGAKAAQIGFVVEKFLSLKLVATKHNDRKAPVFDRVPNVIAASRKVATTINHSAKVIYFGIEPRREFANHEIFARCKDAEGAANVAPKETKDARGDSAASGAFASQNMAGAAFASQDTPGGARVSQDRAFDADASQNKTSSVFVSQQGANAAARNFKFSIVAVGRLDKIKGFDLLIRAVSELKFDFELKIYGQGGERQNLQNLIDSLKLQDRVRLCGFCDDVAAALSASHLHVISSRKEGFPVILIEGIFYSPVLISTRVGGISEILSEEFLYETAALSAKIDEIYRTYGKYARAFAQKHADLKQTLTLQNYISSLKNYYEELLCEA; the protein is encoded by the coding sequence ATGAAAATCGCCTATCTTTGTTGCTCCAGATTTTACGGCGGCGTCGAAAAGATCGTGATCGACTCGCTAAATGAGCTTTGCAAAAGCGAGCAGACGGCGCTCATCGTGCCCGATAGATGCGAGTTTTTACAGCGTCTGGATGCGCGCGTGCAAATTTATCAGTACAAAAGCCGCGACAAGCGCTACAATCCGTTTTTGTTCGTTGAAATTTATCGGTTTTTGCGCTCGGGCGGATTTGAAATTTTACATTCGCACGGCGCCAAAGCCGCACAGATCGGCTTCGTGGTCGAAAAATTTTTAAGCCTTAAGCTTGTCGCGACCAAACACAACGACCGCAAGGCGCCCGTTTTTGATCGCGTGCCAAACGTCATCGCAGCCTCGCGCAAGGTCGCAACCACGATAAATCACTCCGCGAAGGTGATATATTTCGGCATAGAGCCGCGGCGGGAGTTTGCAAATCATGAAATTTTCGCGCGCTGCAAGGATGCGGAGGGCGCCGCAAACGTGGCGCCGAAGGAAACAAAGGATGCGCGTGGCGACTCGGCGGCTAGCGGCGCGTTCGCGTCACAAAACATGGCTGGCGCTGCATTTGCGTCGCAAGATACGCCTGGCGGGGCGCGCGTGTCGCAAGATAGGGCTTTCGATGCGGACGCATCGCAAAATAAGACTAGTAGCGTATTCGTATCGCAACAGGGCGCAAACGCGGCGGCGAGAAATTTTAAATTTAGCATCGTTGCGGTCGGCAGGCTCGATAAGATCAAGGGTTTTGATCTTTTGATTCGCGCCGTAAGCGAGCTAAAATTTGATTTCGAGCTTAAAATTTACGGTCAGGGCGGCGAGAGGCAAAATTTGCAAAATTTAATCGATTCGCTAAAATTGCAGGACCGCGTGCGGCTGTGCGGCTTTTGCGACGACGTTGCGGCTGCTCTGAGCGCATCGCACCTGCACGTCATCAGCTCGCGCAAGGAGGGCTTTCCGGTGATTTTGATCGAAGGTATTTTTTATTCGCCCGTGCTGATCTCTACCCGCGTGGGCGGAATTTCGGAAATTTTAAGCGAGGAGTTTTTGTATGAGACGGCAGCTCTGAGCGCCAAGATCGATGAAATTTACCGCACTTACGGCAAATACGCCAGGGCTTTTGCGCAAAAACACGCTGATCTTAAGCAAACTTTGACGCTGCAAAATTATATTAGCTCGCTTAAAAATTACTACGAGGAGCTGTTATGCGAAGCCTAA